In Archocentrus centrarchus isolate MPI-CPG fArcCen1 chromosome 21, fArcCen1, whole genome shotgun sequence, the following are encoded in one genomic region:
- the LOC115800768 gene encoding kinesin heavy chain-like isoform X1, protein MEALEGGVCGVKVMCRFRPLNEAERSRGDKSIPKFNGEDTVVVAGKPYVFDQVFPTSTEQVQVYDTCAKQIVRDVLGGYNGTIFAYGQTSSGKTHTMEGNLHDPHQMGIIPRISRDIFDHIYSMDENLEFHIKVSYFEIYLDKIRDLLDVSKTNLAVHEDKNRVPFVKGCTERFVSSPEEVMDVIDEGKANRHVAVTNMNEHSSRSHSIFLINIKQENVETEMKLSGKLYLVDLAGSEKVSKTGAEGAVLDEAKNINKSLSALGNVIAALSEGTKTHVPYRDSKMTRILQDSLGGNCRTTIIICCSPSVYNEAETKSTLMFGQRAKTIKNTVSVNLELTAEEWKKKYEKEKEKNRSLTIMIQKLENELKRWRKGESVPVEEQLSNRNKKSSSETTAVTDGLAVAPVPLSEEEKVQYETLITDLYQQLDNKDDEINQQSQTSEKLKQQMIDQDELLAATRQDYERLQEELCRLQRDSDSAKEEVKEVLQALEELAVNYDHKSQEVENKNRCTEQLNEELAEKTVSLEVVQRELSSLQEISSHHKKRSAEILSLLLRDLSEIGSILGTTELKAMTEMSGVLEEEFTSARLYISKMKSEVKSLVNRTKQLEVNLAETTCKMEDNEKELSTCQLLVSQLQAKLASLTDDLHKVEQKKRQLEESQDALMEEVAKLRAQGQMHELTVMDKEKEHMSRLKDVVEMKRTLEEQMENHREVHHKQLSRLRDEIEQKQREFDRLKDVNQALQLENRKLQSDCDKLRAEDQNKDQKLQKLQFLNEKREQAKEDLKGLEETVAKELQTLNNLRKLFIEDIRARIKNSSENSDEAGGSLAQRQRIIFLENNLEQLSRVHKQLVRDNADLRCELPKLEKRLRVTAERVKALETTLRNAKESAVRDRKRYQQEVDRIKEAMRSKNLSRRGHSAQIAKPIRAGHQHHQNPSSSHTIRPAIRGGGMVSSPRQHSRQQPQQTLHQSHSK, encoded by the exons gGGAAGCCATATGTGTTTGACCAGGTCTTCCCTACGAGCACTGAACAAGTTCAGGTGTATGACACCTGTGCCAAGCAGATCGTCAGAG aTGTATTGGGAGGCTATAATGGTACCATCTTTGCTTATGGTCAGACATCGTCAGGAAAGACTCACACGATGGAG GGGAACCTTCATGACCCTCATCAGATGGGGATCATCCCTCGTATTTCCAGAGATATCTTTGACCACATTTACTCCATGGATGAGAACCTGGAGTTCCATATCAAG gtgtcttattttgaaatctATCTGGATAAAATTAGAGACCTTTTGGATG tttcaaagacCAACTTGGCTGTTCATGAAGATAAGAACAGAGTTCCCTTTGTGAAG GGGTGTACAGAGCGGTTTGTCTCCAGTCCTGAAGAGGTGATGGACGTTATCGACGAAGGAAAAGCAAACAGACATGTTGCTGTCACCA ACATGAACGAGCACAGCTCTCGCAGTCACAGCATTTTTCTGATCAACATCAAGCAGGAGAACGTGGAGACAGAAATGAAACTGTCAGGGAAGCTTTACCTGGTTGACCTGGCAGGCAGCGAGAAG GTGAGTAAAACGGGAGCAGAAGGTGCCGTGTTGGATGAAgcaaaaaacatcaacaagtctctctctgctctgggGAATGTCATTGCTGCCCTGAGTGAAGGAACG AAAACCCACGTCCCATACAGAGACAGTAAGATGACCCGAATCCTGCAGGACTCTCTGGGTGGAAACTGTCGAACCACCATCATTATCTGCTGCTCGCCATCTGTTTACAATGAGGCTGAAACTAAATCCACGCTTATGTTTGGACAGAG AGCTAAAACCATAAAGAACACAGTATCTGTGAACCTGGAGCTGACAGCTGAGGAGTGGAAGAAGAAgtatgagaaagaaaaagagaagaacagGAGTCTGACCATCATGATCCAGAAACTGGAGAATGAACTGAAACGTTGGaggaaag GTGAGTCTGTGCCTGTGGAGGAACAGTTGAGCAACAGAAACAAGAAGAGCAGTAGTGAGACAACAGCAGTGACTGACGGCTTGGCTGTGGCCCCTGTCCCCCTGTCTGAGGAGGAAAAGGTGCAGTACGAGACTCTCATCACCGACCTGTACCAGCAGCTGGACAACAAG GATGACGAGATCAACCAGCAGAGTCAGACGTCTGAGAAACTCAAACAGCAGATGATCGATCAGGACGAG CTGCTGGCAGCCACCCGACAGGACTACGAGCGGCTGCAGGAGGAGCTGTGCCGCCTGCAAAGGGACAGCGATTCAGCTAaagaggaggtgaaggaggtGCTGCAGGCGCTGGAGGAGCTTGCCGTAAACTATGACCATAAGAGTCAGGAGGTGGAGAACAAGAACCGCTGCACTGAACAGCTGAACGAAGAGCTTGCAGAGAAAACT GTGAGTCTGGAGGTGGTTCAGAGGGAGTTGTCCTCTTTGCAGGAGATCAGCTCTCATCATAAGAAAAGGTCAGCAGAGATCCTCAGTCTGCTGCTCAGAGACCTCAGTGAGATCGGCAGCATCCTCGGGACCACCGAGCTCAAAGCT ATGACTGAGATGAGTGGAGTGTTGGAGGAGGAGTTCACCTCTGCTCGACTCTACATCAGTAAGATGAAATCTGAAGTCAAATCCCTGGTAAACCGCaccaaacagctggaggtcaaCCTGGCAGAGACCACCTGCAAGATGGAAGACAACGAAAAGGAGCTGAGCACCTGCCAGCTGCTCGTCTCACAG CTCCAGGCAAAACTGGCGTCTCTGACAGATGACCTGCATAAAGTGGAGCAGAAGAAGAGGCAACTGGAGGAGAGTCAGGATGCTCTGATGGAGGAAGTTGCCAAGCTCCGAGCTCAAG gTCAAATGCATGAGCTGACAGTGATggacaaagagaaagaacaCATGAGCAGACTGAAGGATGTCGTGGAAATGAAG AGAACATTGGAGGAACAGATGGAGAACCACAGAGAGGTTCATCACAAACAGCTGAGTCGACTCAGAGATGAGAttgaacagaaacagagagaattCGACCGGCTCAAAGA TGTGAATCAGGCTTTGCAGCTGGAAAACAGGAAGCTTCAGTCTGACTGTGACAAACTGAGAGCTGAGGATCAGAACAAAGACCAGAAACTACAGAAACTCCA gttcCTGAACGAGAAAAGAGAACAAGCCAAAGAGGACCTGAAGGGTTTGGAGGAGACGGTG GCTAAAGAGCTGCAGACTCTAAACAACCTCCGTAAACTCTTCATTGAAGACATCAGGGCTCGAATCAAGAAT AGTTCAGAGAACAGTGATGAGGCCGGgggcagtttggctcagagacagaggatcatcttcttagaaAACAACCTGGAGCAGCTCAGCAGGGTCCACAAACAG CTGGTTCGGGATAACGCAGACCTTCGTTGTGAGCTGCCCAAACTGGAGAAGCGTCTTCGGGTTACAGCAGAACGAGTGAAAGCTCTGGAAACCACCCTGAGAAATGCTAAAGAGTCGGCTGTGAGGGATCGCAAACGCTACCAACAGGAAGTGGACCGCATCAAAGAGGCCATGCGGTCCAAGAACCTGTCCAGAAGAGGACATTCAGCTCAGATCG CCAAGCCAATCAGAGCCGGGCATCAGCACCATCAGAATCCATCATCCTCCCACACTATCAGACCGGCCATTAGAGGAGGGGGCATGGTGTCCAGCCCACGGCAACACTCCCGACAGCAACCTCAGCAAACTCTCCACCAGAGCCACAGCAAGTAG
- the LOC115800768 gene encoding kinesin heavy chain-like isoform X2, which yields MEALEGGVCGVKVMCRFRPLNEAERSRGDKSIPKFNGEDTVVVAGKPYVFDQVFPTSTEQVQVYDTCAKQIVRDVLGGYNGTIFAYGQTSSGKTHTMEGNLHDPHQMGIIPRISRDIFDHIYSMDENLEFHIKVSYFEIYLDKIRDLLDVSKTNLAVHEDKNRVPFVKGCTERFVSSPEEVMDVIDEGKANRHVAVTNMNEHSSRSHSIFLINIKQENVETEMKLSGKLYLVDLAGSEKVSKTGAEGAVLDEAKNINKSLSALGNVIAALSEGTKTHVPYRDSKMTRILQDSLGGNCRTTIIICCSPSVYNEAETKSTLMFGQRAKTIKNTVSVNLELTAEEWKKKYEKEKEKNRSLTIMIQKLENELKRWRKGESVPVEEQLSNRNKKSSSETTAVTDGLAVAPVPLSEEEKVQYETLITDLYQQLDNKDDEINQQSQTSEKLKQQMIDQDELLAATRQDYERLQEELCRLQRDSDSAKEEVKEVLQALEELAVNYDHKSQEVENKNRCTEQLNEELAEKTVSLEVVQRELSSLQEISSHHKKRSAEILSLLLRDLSEIGSILGTTELKAMTEMSGVLEEEFTSARLYISKMKSEVKSLVNRTKQLEVNLAETTCKMEDNEKELSTCQLLVSQLQAKLASLTDDLHKVEQKKRQLEESQDALMEEVAKLRAQGQMHELTVMDKEKEHMSRLKDVVEMKRTLEEQMENHREVHHKQLSRLRDEIEQKQREFDRLKDVNQALQLENRKLQSDCDKLRAEDQNKDQKLQKLQFLNEKREQAKEDLKGLEETVAKELQTLNNLRKLFIEDIRARIKNSSENSDEAGGSLAQRQRIIFLENNLEQLSRVHKQLVRDNADLRCELPKLEKRLRVTAERVKALETTLRNAKESAVRDRKRYQQEVDRIKEAMRSKNLSRRGHSAQIAKPIRAGHQHHQNPSSSHTIRPAIRGGGMVSSPRQHSRQQPQQTLHQSHSK from the exons gGGAAGCCATATGTGTTTGACCAGGTCTTCCCTACGAGCACTGAACAAGTTCAGGTGTATGACACCTGTGCCAAGCAGATCGTCAGAG aTGTATTGGGAGGCTATAATGGTACCATCTTTGCTTATGGTCAGACATCGTCAGGAAAGACTCACACGATGGAG GGGAACCTTCATGACCCTCATCAGATGGGGATCATCCCTCGTATTTCCAGAGATATCTTTGACCACATTTACTCCATGGATGAGAACCTGGAGTTCCATATCAAG gtgtcttattttgaaatctATCTGGATAAAATTAGAGACCTTTTGGATG tttcaaagacCAACTTGGCTGTTCATGAAGATAAGAACAGAGTTCCCTTTGTGAAG GGGTGTACAGAGCGGTTTGTCTCCAGTCCTGAAGAGGTGATGGACGTTATCGACGAAGGAAAAGCAAACAGACATGTTGCTGTCACCA ACATGAACGAGCACAGCTCTCGCAGTCACAGCATTTTTCTGATCAACATCAAGCAGGAGAACGTGGAGACAGAAATGAAACTGTCAGGGAAGCTTTACCTGGTTGACCTGGCAGGCAGCGAGAAG GTGAGTAAAACGGGAGCAGAAGGTGCCGTGTTGGATGAAgcaaaaaacatcaacaagtctctctctgctctgggGAATGTCATTGCTGCCCTGAGTGAAGGAACG AAAACCCACGTCCCATACAGAGACAGTAAGATGACCCGAATCCTGCAGGACTCTCTGGGTGGAAACTGTCGAACCACCATCATTATCTGCTGCTCGCCATCTGTTTACAATGAGGCTGAAACTAAATCCACGCTTATGTTTGGACAGAG AGCTAAAACCATAAAGAACACAGTATCTGTGAACCTGGAGCTGACAGCTGAGGAGTGGAAGAAGAAgtatgagaaagaaaaagagaagaacagGAGTCTGACCATCATGATCCAGAAACTGGAGAATGAACTGAAACGTTGGaggaaag GTGAGTCTGTGCCTGTGGAGGAACAGTTGAGCAACAGAAACAAGAAGAGCAGTAGTGAGACAACAGCAGTGACTGACGGCTTGGCTGTGGCCCCTGTCCCCCTGTCTGAGGAGGAAAAGGTGCAGTACGAGACTCTCATCACCGACCTGTACCAGCAGCTGGACAACAAG GATGACGAGATCAACCAGCAGAGTCAGACGTCTGAGAAACTCAAACAGCAGATGATCGATCAGGACGAG CTGCTGGCAGCCACCCGACAGGACTACGAGCGGCTGCAGGAGGAGCTGTGCCGCCTGCAAAGGGACAGCGATTCAGCTAaagaggaggtgaaggaggtGCTGCAGGCGCTGGAGGAGCTTGCCGTAAACTATGACCATAAGAGTCAGGAGGTGGAGAACAAGAACCGCTGCACTGAACAGCTGAACGAAGAGCTTGCAGAGAAAACT GTGAGTCTGGAGGTGGTTCAGAGGGAGTTGTCCTCTTTGCAGGAGATCAGCTCTCATCATAAGAAAAGGTCAGCAGAGATCCTCAGTCTGCTGCTCAGAGACCTCAGTGAGATCGGCAGCATCCTCGGGACCACCGAGCTCAAAGCT ATGACTGAGATGAGTGGAGTGTTGGAGGAGGAGTTCACCTCTGCTCGACTCTACATCAGTAAGATGAAATCTGAAGTCAAATCCCTGGTAAACCGCaccaaacagctggaggtcaaCCTGGCAGAGACCACCTGCAAGATGGAAGACAACGAAAAGGAGCTGAGCACCTGCCAGCTGCTCGTCTCACAG CTCCAGGCAAAACTGGCGTCTCTGACAGATGACCTGCATAAAGTGGAGCAGAAGAAGAGGCAACTGGAGGAGAGTCAGGATGCTCTGATGGAGGAAGTTGCCAAGCTCCGAGCTCAAG gTCAAATGCATGAGCTGACAGTGATggacaaagagaaagaacaCATGAGCAGACTGAAGGATGTCGTGGAAATGAAG AGAACATTGGAGGAACAGATGGAGAACCACAGAGAGGTTCATCACAAACAGCTGAGTCGACTCAGAGATGAGAttgaacagaaacagagagaattCGACCGGCTCAAAGA TGTGAATCAGGCTTTGCAGCTGGAAAACAGGAAGCTTCAGTCTGACTGTGACAAACTGAGAGCTGAGGATCAGAACAAAGACCAGAAACTACAGAAACTCCA gttcCTGAACGAGAAAAGAGAACAAGCCAAAGAGGACCTGAAGGGTTTGGAGGAGACGGTG GCTAAAGAGCTGCAGACTCTAAACAACCTCCGTAAACTCTTCATTGAAGACATCAGGGCTCGAATCAAGAAT AGTTCAGAGAACAGTGATGAGGCCGGgggcagtttggctcagagacagaggatcatcttcttagaaAACAACCTGGAGCAGCTCAGCAGGGTCCACAAACAG CTGGTTCGGGATAACGCAGACCTTCGTTGTGAGCTGCCCAAACTGGAGAAGCGTCTTCGGGTTACAGCAGAACGAGTGAAAGCTCTGGAAACCACCCTGAGAAATGCTAAAGAGTCGGCTGTGAGGGATCGCAAACGCTACCAACAGGAAGTGGACCGCATCAAAGAGGCCATGCGGTCCAAGAACCTGTCCAGAAGAGGACATTCAGCTCAGATCG CCAAGCCAATCAGAGCCGGGCATCAGCACCATCAGAATCCATCATCCTCCCACACTATCAGACCGGCCATTAGAGGAGGGGGCATGGTGTCCAGCCCACGGCAACACTCCCGACAGCAACCTCAGCAAACTCTCCACCAGAGCCACAGCAA